A single Pseudomonadota bacterium DNA region contains:
- a CDS encoding 2-hydroxyacyl-CoA dehydratase family protein, whose protein sequence is MAEIRRLKTAKLMKKVMADHFYEIDAAVKSGNPKVAWCTSVGPAELLRAMGFLVYFPENHSAILGATRTATDYIPVANAAGYSPEICSYLTADVGAYLKGFTPLTKIYGIESIPKPDVLVYNTNQCRDVKDWFEWYARRWDVPCLGIESYVNVGEVTKTHILGISGQFKKLAADLTAITGNKLDMDKLAETVWMSRKCSDLWKEVLEMANNKPSPLTFFDGTIHMGPAVVARGTQIAIDYYETLLEELRGWVDEGVAAVPGEKFRIYWEGMPIWGKLRENAEMFLRLKTNVIASTYCNSWIFTALDGNDPWDSMARAYTELFIVRDDDYKEDYYIKMKDIFDFDGVIFHDAKTCPANTNCRYGLPQRLQEKAGLPFVTIDGDLNDLRCYSEEQAITKIEAFIEQLGERI, encoded by the coding sequence ATGGCAGAAATAAGAAGGTTAAAAACCGCAAAATTAATGAAGAAAGTGATGGCAGATCACTTTTATGAGATAGATGCGGCAGTGAAGTCCGGGAATCCCAAAGTTGCCTGGTGTACCAGTGTCGGACCGGCGGAGTTGTTGCGGGCCATGGGTTTCCTCGTTTATTTCCCGGAGAATCATTCTGCTATTCTCGGGGCAACCAGGACGGCGACCGATTATATCCCAGTTGCTAATGCCGCCGGTTATTCTCCGGAAATCTGCTCCTACCTGACCGCAGATGTCGGCGCGTATTTGAAGGGTTTTACCCCCCTGACTAAAATTTATGGGATTGAGTCTATCCCTAAACCGGATGTGTTGGTTTATAATACCAATCAGTGTCGTGACGTTAAGGACTGGTTTGAGTGGTATGCCCGCCGCTGGGATGTTCCCTGCCTGGGGATTGAGAGTTATGTCAACGTTGGCGAAGTTACAAAAACCCACATACTGGGGATTTCCGGGCAGTTTAAAAAGCTGGCGGCTGATCTGACGGCGATCACCGGCAATAAACTGGATATGGATAAACTGGCGGAAACCGTCTGGATGTCCCGTAAATGTTCTGATCTCTGGAAAGAAGTTTTGGAAATGGCGAACAACAAGCCCAGCCCCCTGACCTTTTTTGATGGTACCATTCACATGGGGCCGGCGGTGGTGGCGCGTGGGACCCAGATAGCGATTGATTACTATGAAACTCTGCTGGAGGAATTGCGGGGCTGGGTAGATGAAGGAGTAGCCGCGGTTCCGGGTGAGAAATTCAGGATTTATTGGGAAGGGATGCCCATCTGGGGCAAGCTGCGGGAAAATGCTGAAATGTTTTTGCGCTTAAAAACCAATGTTATAGCTTCAACTTATTGTAATAGCTGGATTTTTACTGCTTTGGACGGAAATGATCCTTGGGATTCCATGGCCCGTGCTTATACCGAGCTGTTTATCGTTCGTGATGATGATTATAAAGAAGACTATTATATCAAGATGAAAGATATCTTCGATTTTGACGGCGTGATTTTTCATGATGCCAAGACCTGTCCTGCTAATACCAACTGCCGCTATGGTCTGCCCCAGCGGCTGCAGGAAAAAGCCGGTTTACCGTTCGTAACCATTGATGGCGATCTCAATGACCTGCGCTGTTATTCAGAAGAGCAGGCAATCACCAAGATTGAGGCTTTTATTGAACAGCTGGGTGAGCGGATATAA
- a CDS encoding AMP-binding protein gives MNYANYACLHAHNLPEKICLIERTPATGERRTFTWKEFNQSINRVANYLNKELGIKQGDYVMHLQNNSLEWLVSYYAIIKLGAVVVPLNFRFVGNDIKFAAEVSNPKAFIFGSEFLPVVEPVREELTTVKHFICVGEKLGEKMVDFRDLAAYDDISEALVEVESEADLAMMFTSGTTGKPKPVLHSHFSLNNTAIGNGMSYFVEKNDNYLFFLPLYHSGTMFLWAPFYATGATGTILRDLKDPKWIIEALAEEKATDVLFVVPIAVAILNAIDKGDIKLEDYDLSAWKYMEIGAQPVPFEVMKRLVDILPCGVSNIYGITEGGGGGSFNLYPEEVLERPGSIGKPTFGVDARLVDFEGKEVGPEKVGELIFKTPRMMKGYFGNPEMTSESLKDGWLHTGDLLKTDADGYYYIVDRKKDMITSGGENIFPVEIEDALMEHSDIDDVACIGSPDERLVEVVMAIIQLKEGCSMTEEELLEFAKTRIATYKLPRVVKFDQVMRNPTGKLMKPQMREKYTGRKEAFQSLV, from the coding sequence ATGAATTATGCCAACTATGCCTGCCTGCATGCCCATAACCTGCCGGAAAAAATCTGTTTAATTGAGCGTACCCCGGCGACCGGTGAGCGGCGAACCTTTACCTGGAAGGAATTTAATCAGTCGATTAACCGGGTCGCCAACTATCTCAATAAAGAGCTTGGTATCAAACAAGGCGATTATGTAATGCACCTGCAGAATAACAGTCTTGAATGGCTGGTCAGCTACTATGCTATCATCAAGCTCGGGGCTGTCGTGGTACCGCTTAATTTTCGTTTTGTCGGAAATGATATTAAGTTTGCGGCCGAAGTTTCAAACCCCAAGGCTTTTATTTTTGGTTCCGAGTTTCTGCCGGTGGTGGAACCGGTTCGGGAAGAGTTGACAACGGTCAAGCATTTTATCTGTGTCGGCGAGAAGCTTGGCGAGAAGATGGTTGATTTTCGCGACTTGGCTGCATATGATGATATATCTGAGGCCCTGGTTGAGGTTGAGAGTGAGGCTGATCTGGCGATGATGTTCACCTCCGGAACTACCGGAAAGCCGAAACCGGTGCTCCACAGTCACTTCTCCCTGAACAATACCGCTATTGGTAACGGTATGAGCTATTTTGTCGAAAAGAATGATAACTATCTTTTCTTTTTACCCCTCTACCACAGTGGGACAATGTTTCTCTGGGCTCCTTTTTATGCCACTGGAGCCACCGGAACGATTCTGCGTGATTTAAAAGACCCCAAATGGATTATCGAAGCCCTGGCTGAAGAAAAGGCTACCGATGTTCTTTTTGTTGTGCCGATCGCGGTAGCTATTCTTAATGCCATCGATAAAGGAGATATCAAGTTGGAAGATTATGATCTCTCGGCTTGGAAATATATGGAGATCGGGGCTCAGCCGGTGCCTTTTGAGGTGATGAAACGGTTGGTAGATATTCTGCCTTGCGGGGTTTCCAATATCTACGGTATTACCGAAGGTGGCGGGGGAGGCAGCTTCAATCTCTATCCCGAGGAAGTTCTGGAACGCCCCGGCTCTATCGGCAAACCGACTTTCGGGGTTGATGCCCGGCTGGTGGATTTTGAAGGCAAGGAGGTTGGACCGGAAAAGGTTGGCGAGTTGATTTTCAAGACTCCCCGGATGATGAAGGGCTATTTTGGTAATCCTGAGATGACCTCTGAGAGCCTGAAGGATGGCTGGCTTCATACCGGCGATCTTTTGAAGACCGATGCCGATGGTTACTACTATATTGTCGATCGTAAGAAAGATATGATTACCAGTGGTGGTGAAAATATCTTTCCGGTGGAGATTGAAGACGCTTTGATGGAACATTCCGATATTGATGATGTCGCCTGTATCGGGTCTCCGGACGAGCGTCTGGTTGAGGTGGTCATGGCCATTATCCAGCTTAAAGAGGGGTGCAGCATGACCGAGGAAGAGCTGCTTGAATTTGCCAAAACCCGGATTGCAACCTATAAACTGCCTCGGGTTGTGAAGTTTGATCAAGTGATGCGCAACCCGACCGGTAAATTGATGAAACCCCAGATGCGGGAGAAATACACCGGACGTAAAGAGGCGTTTCAAAGCTTGGTCT
- a CDS encoding sugar phosphate isomerase/epimerase family protein yields GVGPEIYTPAPDLQQCDDLSVLMPLVERMRDLQLPCTMHGPFIDLSPGGFDPQVVNATRKRFQQALKLAKVLHPRVVVFHSGYDRWKYALNMSMWLENSRRFWEPLVEEAEKADTYIAVENIFETSPIGLKMLMDAVDSPRFGCCFDIGHWNLFGTVDLNEWLSLLRDRIFSFHLHDNRGSFDDHLVPGDGLIDFAAFKREISTLKIEPRAYTFEPHNPADITRGVAWFRESYGL; encoded by the coding sequence GGGGTCGGCCCGGAAATTTATACTCCTGCTCCTGACTTACAGCAATGTGATGATCTGTCGGTATTGATGCCCCTGGTTGAACGGATGCGGGATTTGCAGCTGCCCTGCACCATGCATGGGCCGTTTATTGACCTCTCACCGGGAGGATTTGATCCCCAGGTGGTGAATGCAACCAGGAAGAGATTTCAACAGGCACTGAAACTGGCGAAAGTATTACATCCCCGGGTTGTGGTTTTTCATTCCGGTTACGACCGCTGGAAATATGCGCTGAATATGTCCATGTGGCTTGAAAACAGCAGGCGTTTCTGGGAACCGCTGGTGGAAGAAGCGGAAAAGGCAGATACGTACATAGCGGTGGAAAATATTTTTGAAACCTCACCCATCGGTTTGAAAATGTTGATGGATGCAGTGGATTCTCCAAGATTTGGCTGTTGCTTTGATATTGGCCATTGGAATCTTTTTGGAACCGTGGACCTTAATGAGTGGCTGTCTTTATTGCGAGATCGTATTTTTTCCTTTCATCTCCATGACAATCGCGGCAGCTTTGATGATCACCTGGTGCCAGGCGATGGTTTGATTGACTTTGCCGCATTCAAAAGGGAAATTTCAACCTTGAAGATTGAACCCCGGGCTTATACCTTCGAACCCCATAATCCCGCGGATATCACCCGTGGGGTTGCCTGGTTCCGGGAATCCTATGGACTATAA
- a CDS encoding acyl-CoA dehydratase activase has translation MAMGLFAGVDVGSTTTKVAIVDSSGKLLADAVDKSGFDFAGAAESVFSQVLGSLGVERQQVKRVVSTGYGRRNVAFADEMRTEILCHSAGAYHYYPEALTIIDIGGQDNKIIRVNAAGERETFSMNRKCAAGTGAFIEEVSYRLGLELSSLNGMAEKSENEVTIGSFCTVFSCTEILGLLRRGAKPEDIVKGVFRSVVKRVVEMDAIVGKVVLTGGVIAHNPIIARMMAEMTESQVVIAPHPQTMGAFGAALTARNL, from the coding sequence ATGGCTATGGGGCTTTTTGCTGGTGTTGATGTAGGCTCCACTACTACGAAGGTTGCCATTGTTGATTCATCAGGTAAGCTCTTGGCCGATGCGGTAGATAAAAGTGGTTTTGATTTTGCCGGGGCTGCAGAAAGCGTTTTCAGCCAGGTTCTTGGATCTCTTGGGGTTGAACGGCAGCAGGTCAAAAGAGTAGTTTCCACCGGTTATGGCCGGCGCAATGTGGCTTTTGCCGATGAAATGCGTACGGAGATTCTCTGCCATTCTGCCGGAGCTTATCATTATTACCCTGAAGCCCTGACCATCATCGATATCGGTGGGCAGGACAATAAGATTATTCGGGTGAACGCTGCCGGTGAGCGGGAAACCTTTTCCATGAATCGCAAATGTGCGGCCGGGACCGGGGCCTTTATTGAGGAAGTTTCCTATCGCCTGGGGCTTGAATTAAGCAGCCTCAATGGGATGGCGGAAAAGAGTGAAAATGAAGTTACTATTGGCTCTTTTTGTACCGTGTTCAGCTGCACCGAGATCCTTGGATTGCTGCGCCGCGGCGCCAAACCTGAAGATATTGTTAAGGGTGTGTTTCGTTCGGTGGTCAAGCGGGTGGTGGAAATGGATGCCATTGTCGGCAAAGTGGTGCTGACGGGGGGTGTTATTGCTCACAATCCGATCATTGCCCGAATGATGGCTGAAATGACCGAAAGCCAGGTGGTTATTGCCCCTCATCCTCAAACCATGGGTGCCTTTGGGGCTGCCCTGACAGCCAGGAATTTGTGA
- a CDS encoding helix-turn-helix transcriptional regulator, translating to MNDKKLLTTREVAAFLKINEKKVYRLIREGSIPCTRVVGKWLFPREQINRWLEEQTALAKNILLAGSDDPLLLSLIEEFNRIHFPRHLVFHAALGSKRGLLSLAAGKSQIAGVHLFHPPTGEYNLPYAAVHLHAKPYLVVNLAYRRQGLLVAKDNPLGIEGISDLARRDILFINRNDGSGTRYILDYQLVKEGLSPSQVNGYQREKVTHMEVGLTILRNDADVGVGIEYVADLLGLHFIPLVEERFDLVTLKDGFVAHPIKDFFSLLEPEKLTLRTEMFRGYNFRHSGEIIYPESS from the coding sequence ATGAATGACAAGAAATTACTGACCACCAGGGAGGTGGCAGCTTTCCTGAAAATTAATGAAAAAAAGGTTTATCGGTTGATTCGGGAGGGCAGTATTCCCTGTACCCGGGTTGTTGGTAAATGGCTTTTCCCCCGTGAACAAATTAACCGCTGGCTGGAAGAACAGACAGCGCTGGCGAAAAATATCCTTTTGGCCGGTAGTGATGACCCCTTGCTCTTGAGCTTGATTGAAGAATTTAACCGGATTCATTTCCCCCGGCATCTTGTTTTTCATGCAGCTCTTGGGAGCAAACGGGGACTTCTTTCCCTGGCTGCCGGTAAATCCCAGATTGCCGGGGTACACCTTTTTCACCCACCCACCGGTGAATATAATCTTCCTTATGCAGCCGTCCATTTGCATGCCAAACCATACCTGGTGGTTAACCTGGCCTATCGCCGGCAGGGTTTGCTGGTGGCGAAAGATAATCCTTTGGGGATAGAGGGAATCAGTGATTTAGCCCGCCGGGATATTCTCTTTATCAACCGCAACGATGGTTCCGGAACCCGTTATATCCTTGATTATCAGTTGGTAAAAGAGGGGCTTTCACCATCTCAGGTAAATGGCTATCAACGTGAAAAGGTGACGCATATGGAAGTTGGCCTGACAATCCTGAGAAATGATGCCGATGTCGGGGTGGGAATTGAGTATGTGGCTGATCTGCTGGGTTTACATTTTATTCCCCTGGTTGAGGAAAGATTTGATCTGGTGACCTTAAAAGATGGCTTTGTTGCCCATCCGATCAAAGATTTCTTTTCTTTGCTTGAACCGGAAAAACTGACGCTGAGAACTGAGATGTTTCGCGGCTATAATTTTCGTCATTCAGGTGAAATAATTTATCCTGAGTCCTCATAA
- a CDS encoding Rne/Rng family ribonuclease, with product MSAELLMNVTKTETRVALMENRVLAELFYERSRDLGIVGNIYKGKVVKVLPGMDAAFVDIGLEKAAYLYVSDVCQSHESSTVFADQEGELLPFGDDSADGRIAPDRQIGDLLQEGQDILVRVSREPISTKGARITTYSSLAGRYLVLLPTVNNVGISRKIIDEEERQRLKELVMSVKPADMGVIVRTASECKDKQALIHDLDFLLKLWRNIQVKYENNPAPSLIYQDLSLPQRLIRDLYSADIDRLLIDSESEYQQLKNFVSTFFPGMDCSLELYRGVQPLFQAYDVEMEVNKALDKKVWLKSGGSIIIETTEALTAIDVNTGRYVGKRNLEDTILKTNLEAAKEIAFQLRLRNIGGIIIIDFIDMEDRKHRERVYDVLGESLKRDKAKAHVLKISELGMVEMTRERTRDNLVRVLCDDCPYCDGRGFIKSINTVTYEIIREIKSYSYAEEILELVVKVSPEVADYLYDMESLTMDSLEYELEKKITIRKDDHLHRDEYEIVGKR from the coding sequence ATGTCAGCCGAACTGTTAATGAATGTCACGAAAACCGAAACCCGGGTGGCCTTGATGGAAAACAGGGTTTTGGCCGAGCTTTTCTATGAGCGTAGCCGGGACCTGGGAATTGTCGGCAATATTTATAAGGGAAAAGTGGTGAAGGTATTACCGGGGATGGATGCGGCATTTGTTGATATCGGCCTGGAGAAAGCCGCCTATCTCTATGTTTCAGATGTCTGTCAAAGCCATGAATCTTCTACCGTGTTTGCTGATCAGGAAGGAGAACTCTTGCCTTTTGGGGATGATTCTGCCGATGGGCGGATTGCTCCTGACCGCCAGATCGGCGATCTGCTGCAGGAAGGTCAGGATATTCTGGTACGGGTTTCCCGTGAGCCCATAAGTACCAAAGGTGCCCGTATTACCACTTACAGCTCCCTGGCCGGCAGGTACCTGGTTTTATTGCCAACGGTGAATAATGTCGGTATCTCCCGTAAAATTATTGATGAAGAAGAACGCCAGCGCCTCAAGGAACTGGTGATGTCCGTCAAGCCCGCGGATATGGGAGTGATTGTCAGAACTGCCAGCGAATGCAAAGATAAACAGGCCTTGATCCATGACCTGGATTTTTTGCTGAAGCTTTGGCGCAATATCCAGGTGAAGTATGAAAATAACCCGGCGCCGTCTCTCATTTATCAGGATTTAAGCTTGCCGCAGCGGCTTATCCGTGACCTCTATTCTGCCGATATTGACCGCCTGTTGATTGACTCGGAAAGTGAATATCAGCAGCTGAAAAATTTTGTTTCGACCTTCTTTCCCGGGATGGATTGTTCTCTTGAATTATATCGGGGAGTGCAGCCTTTATTCCAGGCTTATGATGTGGAAATGGAGGTCAATAAAGCCCTGGATAAGAAGGTCTGGCTGAAATCAGGAGGCTCGATCATTATTGAAACAACAGAGGCTCTGACGGCCATAGATGTCAATACCGGGCGCTATGTCGGTAAACGGAATCTGGAAGATACCATCCTGAAAACCAATCTCGAGGCAGCAAAGGAGATAGCCTTTCAACTCCGCCTGCGGAATATCGGCGGCATCATAATTATTGATTTTATTGACATGGAGGATAGAAAACATCGGGAACGGGTCTATGATGTTCTGGGAGAATCTCTGAAAAGGGATAAAGCCAAGGCTCATGTATTAAAAATTTCTGAATTGGGAATGGTGGAAATGACCCGTGAGCGCACCCGTGACAACTTGGTGCGGGTTCTTTGCGATGACTGTCCTTATTGTGATGGTCGGGGATTTATAAAATCTATAAATACGGTTACTTATGAAATTATTCGGGAAATAAAAAGCTATTCCTATGCAGAGGAAATCCTGGAGCTGGTGGTAAAGGTCAGCCCTGAGGTTGCAGATTATCTTTATGACATGGAAAGTCTTACCATGGATTCTCTGGAATATGAGCTGGAGAAAAAGATAACCATCAGAAAAGATGATCATTTACATCGCGATGAGTATGAAATTGTCGGTAAGCGCTGA
- a CDS encoding TIGR03960 family B12-binding radical SAM protein, translating into MDYKLLAGVNRPGRYLNHEINAVHKDRRPEQLHLALTFPDVYEIGMSHYGFLLLYQLLNRRDDLYCERVFAPWDDFAANLKKFRTPLFSLESQTPLGQFDLVGFSLQYEMSYTNVLAMLDLAGIPLAAEDRPGFPLIIAGGPSMVNPEPVAPLFDAILVGDGEEAFPQIAQAVLAAKKRQLGKKDLLHELSGIEGVYIPAFFSMTWKNDRLDSITSLKSGYDQVRRRIFRDISQEPLPVSPPVPLINVVHDRLALEISRGCTRGCRFCQAGMIYRPLRERTVKELLAGARDCREQTGIDDLSLLSLSVGDYSQLLPLVSGLKAEFAGEPVNLSFPSVRAGCLTEELLQALKGGRHGGFTIAPEAGTQRLRDVINKGLTEEDILETVEALFNNGWDLLKFYFMIGLPTETDEDLQGIIDLCLKALGRAKNKRQRITISVSTFVPKSHTPFQWETQISLEETKRRQQFLFKRIKSVSRRLQLKWHDGKVSQLEGIFSRGDRRLWPVLCAAYRNGCSFDAWTDKFFYAGWQQAFSHFGIDLEQQVSRTFTIEDTLPWGHINVGVDPSFLLSEREKALRQETTPDCRTSGCQGCGVCHESTGISLKIQPDAGPTTVTSAALQEKPASGERWKYLLSYRRGGRLTFLSHLEMVTLFIRGLQRLGVPLAYSQGFHPHPRLTFAHALPLGLSSEEEFMEFLALKPVTSSSLSSQWASYMPVGLELINCQVLPAGLPAISQRLQSCQYQVTFEDPELRERLPEFLARGRESTSLVFVRRKKGKKITLDFAPHLQAVEMLDAVSLLVTLRVVDGRNPNIFDFVSVLLGSCERVTDGYTVIKRRSYLLEPDNEEVACQPNC; encoded by the coding sequence ATGGACTATAAACTTCTGGCCGGCGTTAACCGGCCGGGGCGCTACCTGAACCATGAAATAAACGCGGTTCATAAGGATAGACGACCTGAGCAGCTGCATCTTGCTCTTACTTTTCCCGATGTCTATGAAATCGGCATGTCCCACTACGGTTTTCTGCTGTTGTACCAGTTGCTGAACCGCCGGGATGATCTTTACTGTGAGAGGGTTTTTGCTCCCTGGGATGATTTTGCCGCCAACCTGAAAAAGTTTCGGACCCCGCTTTTTTCCCTTGAAAGTCAAACTCCTTTGGGTCAGTTTGATCTGGTTGGTTTTTCTCTCCAGTACGAGATGTCGTACACTAATGTTCTGGCCATGCTTGACCTGGCCGGAATTCCCCTGGCGGCAGAAGATCGTCCGGGTTTTCCTTTGATTATTGCCGGTGGTCCCAGCATGGTGAACCCGGAACCGGTAGCCCCTTTGTTTGATGCCATCCTGGTGGGTGATGGCGAGGAAGCTTTTCCGCAAATTGCCCAGGCAGTTCTGGCAGCAAAAAAGAGGCAGCTCGGCAAAAAGGATTTGCTGCATGAACTGTCCGGCATCGAAGGGGTGTATATTCCCGCCTTTTTTTCCATGACCTGGAAAAATGATCGCCTGGATAGCATAACGTCTCTGAAATCAGGCTATGATCAGGTGCGGCGGCGTATCTTCCGGGATATATCTCAGGAACCACTGCCGGTGTCTCCGCCGGTACCATTGATCAATGTCGTCCATGATCGATTGGCCCTGGAAATTTCCCGTGGCTGTACCCGTGGCTGCCGTTTTTGCCAGGCCGGGATGATTTATCGGCCGCTACGGGAACGAACCGTTAAAGAATTGCTGGCCGGAGCCAGAGATTGCCGGGAACAGACAGGTATTGATGATCTGTCGCTGCTTTCCTTGAGCGTTGGTGATTACAGCCAGCTTTTACCTTTGGTTAGCGGCTTGAAAGCTGAATTTGCCGGGGAGCCGGTAAACCTTTCGTTTCCTTCAGTGCGGGCTGGCTGTTTGACCGAAGAGTTGCTGCAGGCATTGAAGGGTGGCCGTCATGGTGGTTTTACCATTGCTCCTGAGGCCGGGACCCAGCGTCTTCGGGATGTGATTAACAAGGGTCTGACAGAAGAGGATATTCTGGAAACAGTGGAAGCTCTGTTTAATAATGGCTGGGATCTGCTGAAATTTTATTTTATGATTGGCCTGCCTACCGAAACAGATGAAGATTTGCAGGGGATTATTGATTTATGTCTCAAAGCCCTGGGGCGGGCAAAAAATAAACGGCAACGGATTACTATTTCCGTTTCCACCTTTGTGCCCAAATCACATACCCCGTTTCAGTGGGAGACGCAGATCAGCCTTGAAGAAACCAAACGCCGGCAGCAATTTCTTTTCAAGCGGATTAAATCTGTCTCCAGACGGCTGCAACTGAAATGGCATGATGGAAAGGTAAGCCAGCTGGAAGGGATATTCAGTCGCGGCGATCGACGCTTATGGCCGGTTTTATGTGCGGCCTATCGCAATGGATGCAGCTTTGATGCCTGGACTGACAAGTTTTTCTATGCCGGCTGGCAGCAGGCTTTTTCCCATTTTGGGATTGATCTGGAACAGCAGGTATCTCGTACTTTCACGATAGAGGATACTTTGCCATGGGGGCATATAAACGTTGGGGTTGATCCATCTTTTTTGTTGTCCGAACGAGAAAAGGCCCTTAGGCAGGAAACAACACCTGATTGTCGGACCAGTGGTTGTCAGGGATGTGGGGTGTGTCATGAATCGACCGGCATAAGTCTGAAAATTCAGCCTGATGCCGGACCCACAACAGTAACCAGTGCGGCCTTGCAGGAGAAACCAGCTTCAGGGGAAAGATGGAAGTATCTCTTGTCCTATCGACGCGGTGGCCGGTTGACCTTCCTCTCCCACCTGGAAATGGTGACCTTGTTCATCCGGGGATTACAGCGTTTGGGTGTTCCCCTGGCCTATTCCCAGGGATTTCATCCCCATCCCCGGCTGACCTTTGCTCATGCGTTGCCTCTGGGGTTGAGCAGTGAGGAGGAGTTCATGGAGTTTCTTGCTCTCAAACCGGTAACTTCAAGCAGCCTTTCATCGCAATGGGCATCTTACATGCCGGTGGGCCTGGAATTAATTAATTGTCAGGTCCTGCCGGCCGGGCTGCCGGCCATCAGTCAACGTTTGCAGTCCTGTCAGTATCAGGTTACGTTTGAGGATCCTGAACTGCGAGAACGGCTGCCGGAATTTCTTGCCCGGGGCCGGGAATCAACTTCACTGGTTTTTGTCCGGCGGAAAAAGGGGAAGAAAATTACCCTTGACTTTGCCCCGCATCTGCAGGCAGTTGAAATGTTGGATGCCGTTTCTCTGCTGGTGACCCTCAGGGTGGTGGACGGCAGGAACCCAAATATCTTTGATTTTGTTTCAGTCCTGCTGGGAAGTTGTGAGCGGGTGACTGATGGGTACACGGTGATAAAACGAAGAAGTTATCTCCTTGAACCTGACAATGAGGAGGTTGCATGTCAGCCGAACTGTTAA